CGAACGACGACGCCCCCGCGAACACCTCGATGTTGTCCTCCCCGGCCAGCCACTCCTCGATGCCGGACCGCATGTCGTCGATCATGTCGCGCATGCGACGCATGACCGCGGCGAAGTCGACACTGATGTCTCCGGTGCGCACCCCGTAGTCACCCGCCCGACGCGCCAGGTGGGCGATACGGGCACTGGCCCGCATCGCCTTGGTGGGCCGGCAGCCATGGTTGAGGCACGTGCCGCCCACGCGATCGACCTCGGTCATCGCGACCCGCCTGCCCTGCGCGGCGTAGGCGGCCGCGACGCCGGGCCCGGCCTGTCCGGCCCCGATCACGACGGCGTCGAACTGCTCCACGGTGCGCTCCCTGTGGGTCGGCTGGCGTGGCACGACAACGGTAGACCCGTGGGACCATCGAAGCGTTGCACGTCCGGCGGCGGCCATGCAGGCGCACGGCCACGTCAGGTCTCGACGCCGCCTGCGCGACCGGCCGCAACGACCGCCGGCGCCAATGCGTCGGCCCAGAAGCCGTAGCCGACCGTGCTCGGGTGGAACTCGTCGCTGGCCATCGACTCGGGTACCCCGAGGAACCGCGGACTGGCGAGCGCGGCGATGTCGACGAACGTGACCTGTGCATGTTCGGCTGCCACGTCGCGTTGCACGTCGCGGAGCACGGCCGCATAGCCGTCGACGATCGAACGCAACGGCTCGGCGAGGGCGCCGACTCCGTAGAACCGCGGGATGCCACCCAGCACCACCGGCGCACCGTTCGCGGTCGCCTCGTCGAGCATCTCGATGGTGTGCCGGCGCATGCGCCACGGGTCGGTCGCGTGGATGACGTCGTTGCTGCCGATCACGATGACGACCACGTCGGCGTCGTCGGCGCGCGGGATCTGCCCTTCCGCCAGATCGCCCGTCCGTGCCCCCGACCGGCCGTGTCCGACGACGTGCACCGCCCTGCCCGTGCGCCGCGCGACGCGCTCGGCCAGCAACGACGGCAATGCGTCGCGTGCGCGATCGGTTCCGACGCCCGCGGCGGTGGAGTCACCCAGCACCCGCAGCTCCAACGGCGGCGCCCCGGCGGCCGGCATCC
This sequence is a window from Euzebyales bacterium. Protein-coding genes within it:
- a CDS encoding SGNH/GDSL hydrolase family protein yields the protein MRYRRALGIAGVLVAAGVVLVVGEIVAARGRTYLVDVPFTLERTVGMPAAGAPPLELRVLGDSTAAGVGTDRARDALPSLLAERVARRTGRAVHVVGHGRSGARTGDLAEGQIPRADDADVVVIVIGSNDVIHATDPWRMRRHTIEMLDEATANGAPVVLGGIPRFYGVGALAEPLRSIVDGYAAVLRDVQRDVAAEHAQVTFVDIAALASPRFLGVPESMASDEFHPSTVGYGFWADALAPAVVAAGRAGGVET